In one Streptomyces marincola genomic region, the following are encoded:
- a CDS encoding NAD(P)H-dependent oxidoreductase, with protein MDSIEPTPLGTGAPRPPEGAPASGRNVLIVTAHPEPRSLNASLAGFAAAELRAAGHEVRVSDLYAMKWKAGVDADDFPAHDPAERLDVMAVSGRATREGRLAADIAAEQEKLLWADAVILQFPLWWFSVPAVLKGWIDRVFTYDFGYGGKDMPRYGDGTLAGRRAMLSLTVGAREDAFSERGIHGPLNDVLFPLQHGLLHYTGMEVLQPFAVWHAIGLGDEEYRAARQAYRERLRTLFTAPPIPFRPLHGGDYTRSLRLRPGREEPGTGGFALHLRPAR; from the coding sequence ATGGACTCCATCGAACCGACCCCCCTGGGCACCGGCGCACCGCGCCCCCCGGAAGGCGCGCCCGCGTCGGGACGCAACGTGCTGATCGTCACCGCGCATCCGGAGCCGCGCTCGCTGAACGCCTCGCTCGCCGGGTTCGCCGCCGCGGAACTCCGCGCGGCCGGCCACGAGGTCCGCGTGTCCGACCTGTACGCGATGAAGTGGAAGGCGGGCGTCGACGCGGACGACTTCCCCGCCCACGATCCGGCGGAACGGCTCGACGTGATGGCCGTCTCGGGGCGCGCGACGCGGGAGGGGCGCCTGGCGGCCGACATCGCGGCCGAGCAGGAGAAGCTGCTGTGGGCGGACGCCGTCATCCTCCAGTTCCCCCTGTGGTGGTTCTCGGTGCCCGCCGTGCTGAAGGGGTGGATCGACCGCGTGTTCACGTACGACTTCGGCTACGGCGGCAAGGACATGCCGCGCTACGGGGACGGCACGCTGGCCGGCCGCCGGGCGATGCTGTCCCTGACGGTCGGCGCGCGCGAGGACGCGTTCTCCGAGCGCGGCATCCACGGCCCCCTGAACGACGTCCTCTTCCCGTTGCAGCACGGGCTGCTGCACTACACCGGCATGGAGGTGCTCCAGCCGTTCGCCGTGTGGCACGCGATCGGGCTCGGGGACGAGGAGTACCGGGCGGCGCGGCAGGCGTACCGGGAGCGGCTGCGGACGCTGTTCACGGCGCCGCCGATCCCGTTCCGCCCGCTGCACGGCGGCGACTACACGCGGTCCCTGCGGCTGCGCCCGGGGCGTGAGGAGCCGGGCACCGGCGGATTCGCGCTGCACCTGCGCCCGGCACGGTGA
- a CDS encoding Rv2578c family radical SAM protein — protein sequence MRWNNLSDDSRAAAPALFGTDVVTRTFDTPEFRGITFHEVRARSILNRVPGASRMPFDWTLNAYRGCSHACVYCFARKTHSYLDLDTGADFDSQIVVKVNAPDLLRRELGAPRWRGEHIAMGTNVDCYQRAEGRYRLMPGIIEALRDYANPFSILTKGTLILRDLPLLRQAAEVTDVGISVSVGFVDTALWRTVEPGTPAPERRLDVVRALAAQGIACGVLMAPVIPYLSDSPAALRETVRAIAASGATSVTPLALHLRPGAREWFMRWLAEHHPHLVRRYQVLYADGAYAPTWYQRRITGQVHELAAEYGMGPARPGAHRTPEPGPAAETARERSAAAPRGTQLTLL from the coding sequence ATGCGCTGGAACAACCTGAGCGACGACAGCAGGGCCGCCGCCCCGGCGCTCTTCGGCACCGATGTCGTCACCCGGACGTTCGACACGCCCGAGTTCCGCGGCATCACCTTCCACGAGGTGCGGGCGCGCTCGATCCTCAACCGCGTGCCCGGCGCCTCCCGGATGCCGTTCGACTGGACGCTGAACGCCTACCGCGGGTGCAGCCACGCGTGCGTGTACTGCTTCGCGCGCAAGACGCACAGCTACCTCGACCTGGACACAGGGGCCGATTTCGACTCCCAGATCGTCGTCAAGGTGAACGCCCCCGACCTGCTGCGCCGCGAACTGGGCGCGCCGCGCTGGCGCGGCGAGCACATCGCCATGGGCACGAACGTCGATTGCTACCAAAGGGCGGAGGGACGATATCGGTTGATGCCCGGCATCATCGAGGCGCTGCGCGACTACGCGAACCCGTTCTCCATCCTCACCAAGGGCACCCTGATCCTGCGCGACCTACCGCTGCTGCGGCAGGCCGCCGAGGTCACCGACGTCGGGATCTCGGTCTCCGTCGGCTTCGTCGACACCGCGCTGTGGCGCACGGTGGAGCCGGGCACGCCCGCGCCGGAACGCCGGCTCGACGTGGTGCGCGCCCTGGCCGCGCAGGGCATCGCGTGCGGCGTACTGATGGCCCCGGTCATCCCGTACCTGTCGGACTCCCCCGCCGCGCTCCGGGAGACGGTCAGGGCCATCGCCGCCTCGGGCGCCACCTCCGTGACCCCGCTCGCGCTGCACCTGCGGCCCGGCGCCAGGGAGTGGTTCATGCGCTGGCTCGCCGAGCACCACCCGCACCTGGTGCGCCGCTACCAGGTGCTCTACGCCGACGGCGCCTACGCGCCCACCTGGTACCAGCGGCGCATCACCGGGCAGGTGCACGAGCTGGCGGCCGAGTACGGCATGGGCCCCGCCAGGCCCGGGGCGCACCGCACCCCCGAGCCCGGCCCCGCGGCGGAAACGGCGCGGGAACGGTCCGCCGCCGCACCGCGCGGCACCCAGCTCACCCTGCTGTGA
- a CDS encoding SRPBCC family protein, with amino-acid sequence MALVEVLARREIKAAPDDVLDAVADYREVHPRLLPEQFTDYEVREGGDGEGTVVFFRLHASAKRVRECLLDVTEPEDHKLVEADRNSTLVTTWTVAESGGGTLVTVHTAWEGAGGIGGVFEKIFAPRALSRIYERVLDNLAAEMGR; translated from the coding sequence ATGGCGCTGGTCGAGGTCCTCGCACGGCGGGAGATCAAGGCGGCACCGGACGATGTGCTGGACGCCGTCGCCGACTACCGGGAGGTCCATCCGCGGCTGCTCCCCGAGCAGTTCACCGACTACGAGGTCCGCGAGGGCGGCGACGGCGAGGGAACCGTGGTCTTCTTCCGGCTGCACGCCTCCGCCAAGCGGGTGCGTGAATGCCTGCTCGATGTGACCGAGCCCGAGGACCACAAGCTGGTCGAGGCCGACCGCAACTCCACCCTCGTCACCACCTGGACGGTGGCCGAGTCGGGCGGCGGGACGCTCGTCACCGTCCACACCGCCTGGGAGGGCGCGGGCGGCATCGGGGGCGTGTTCGAGAAGATCTTCGCGCCCCGCGCGCTCAGCCGCATCTACGAACGCGTGCTGGACAACCTGGCCGCCGAGATGGGGCGCTGA
- a CDS encoding helix-turn-helix domain-containing protein produces MDDNGHQLGAFLRARRARVTPESIGIPGGGRRRVRGLRREELAQRAGISVDYYVRLEQGRSTAPSADVLDALARALELDATEREHLRTLAVTRPRRAAAGPARTGERGAPVQRVLDGLRGLPAIVTNHRLDIVAWNRLGSELFGRVAQRDAPWRNHARYTFLDPAARVFFPDWAERASETAAVLRHAMGRHPQDRRLAGLVAELGRDSEEFRDRWKAGDVLVCGGGTRRFHHPAVGGLTLDYQTLHVPAPDGGPAEQMYVYSAAEGSAAGAALRELAARADGARVAAGL; encoded by the coding sequence ATGGACGACAACGGCCACCAGCTCGGCGCCTTCCTGCGGGCGCGCCGCGCCCGCGTCACGCCGGAGAGCATCGGGATTCCCGGCGGAGGCCGCCGCCGGGTGCGCGGCCTGCGCAGGGAGGAGCTGGCGCAGCGCGCCGGCATCAGCGTCGACTACTACGTGCGGCTCGAACAGGGCCGGTCCACCGCGCCCTCGGCGGACGTGCTCGACGCGCTGGCCCGGGCGCTTGAGCTCGACGCCACGGAGCGCGAGCACTTGAGGACGCTCGCCGTCACGCGCCCGCGGCGCGCCGCGGCCGGCCCGGCGCGAACCGGGGAGCGCGGCGCGCCCGTGCAGCGCGTGCTGGACGGCCTGCGGGGGCTGCCCGCCATCGTCACCAACCACCGGCTCGACATCGTGGCGTGGAACCGGCTGGGCTCCGAGCTGTTCGGCCGGGTCGCGCAGCGGGACGCGCCCTGGCGCAACCACGCGCGGTACACGTTCCTCGATCCCGCCGCCCGCGTCTTCTTCCCCGACTGGGCCGAGCGCGCCTCGGAGACCGCCGCGGTGCTCAGGCACGCCATGGGCCGCCACCCGCAGGACCGGCGACTGGCCGGGCTCGTGGCCGAACTCGGGCGGGACAGCGAGGAGTTCAGGGATCGGTGGAAGGCAGGTGACGTGCTGGTCTGCGGCGGCGGCACGCGCCGCTTCCACCACCCGGCGGTCGGCGGCCTGACGCTCGACTACCAGACGCTGCACGTGCCGGCGCCCGACGGCGGCCCCGCCGAGCAGATGTACGTGTACAGCGCGGCCGAGGGGAGCGCGGCGGGCGCGGCGCTCCGGGAGTTGGCGGCGCGTGCCGACGGCGCGCGGGTGGCCGCGGGCCTCTGA
- a CDS encoding SAM-dependent methyltransferase — MSVNAEPAHTARVWDYWLGGRDHFLADREVGDRVRALYPQIAQVARADREFLARVVRYLATTANVAQFIDIGTGLPTAQNTHEVALRAAPDARVVYVDNDPLVLAHARALLVGVPAGATAYLDADLREPEAILRGAARTLDFDRPVAVLLLGILNFVLDDDEAADVVDRLVDGLPPGSYLALSHPTLELGGEANEAAMGFWNAHATPPITARPRAALARLLRRLDLLPPGLVPCTHWRPTGEPAPAVAQFGAVGRKV; from the coding sequence ATGAGCGTCAACGCCGAGCCGGCACACACCGCACGCGTCTGGGACTACTGGCTGGGCGGCCGGGACCACTTCCTGGCCGACCGGGAGGTCGGCGACCGGGTGCGCGCGCTGTACCCGCAGATCGCCCAGGTCGCGCGCGCCGACCGGGAGTTCCTGGCCCGCGTGGTGCGGTACCTCGCGACGACGGCGAACGTCGCGCAGTTCATCGACATCGGCACGGGGCTGCCGACCGCGCAGAACACGCACGAGGTCGCCCTGCGGGCCGCGCCGGACGCGCGCGTGGTGTACGTCGACAACGATCCGCTGGTGCTCGCGCACGCCAGGGCGCTGCTCGTCGGGGTCCCCGCGGGGGCGACGGCCTATCTCGACGCGGATCTCCGCGAGCCGGAGGCGATACTGCGGGGCGCGGCCAGGACGCTGGACTTCGACCGGCCGGTGGCCGTCCTGCTGCTGGGGATACTGAACTTCGTGCTCGACGACGACGAGGCCGCGGACGTCGTCGACCGCCTGGTGGACGGCCTGCCGCCGGGCAGTTACCTCGCCCTCAGCCATCCCACGCTCGAACTCGGCGGCGAGGCGAACGAGGCGGCCATGGGCTTCTGGAACGCCCACGCCACGCCCCCGATCACCGCGCGCCCTCGCGCCGCCCTCGCGCGGCTGCTGCGGCGGCTCGACCTGCTGCCGCCCGGCCTCGTGCCGTGCACGCACTGGCGGCCGACCGGTGAACCCGCGCCCGCCGTCGCCCAGTTCGGGGCCGTCGGCCGCAAGGTCTGA
- a CDS encoding DUF72 domain-containing protein: MGDILIGTCSWTDRALVTGGWYPPGSRDPEGRLRYYAERFPVVEVDATYYALPTARRSRLWAERTPRGFTFDVKAYSLLTGHPTRAGTLPPGLRPPGPPGRSVRGADLGPAAVREVWDAFIAGVEPLRRADRLGSVLLQYPPWFTPGRGARERLARASELAGDLPLTVEFRHREWLSDPCLDDTLALLREHGMALAAVDTAQGLPNSLPPVTEVTNRRRAVVRFHGRSRAWGTGSKEDRFRHHYTRAELEPWVGRVRRLAEEAGAVHVLFNNCCADAAVSAAALMRELVAADR, translated from the coding sequence ATGGGCGACATTCTCATCGGCACCTGCTCGTGGACGGACCGGGCCCTGGTGACCGGCGGCTGGTACCCGCCGGGCTCGCGGGACCCCGAGGGGCGGCTGCGGTACTACGCGGAACGGTTCCCCGTGGTGGAGGTGGACGCCACCTACTACGCGCTGCCGACCGCGCGGCGCAGCCGGCTGTGGGCCGAACGGACGCCGCGCGGTTTCACGTTCGACGTGAAGGCGTACTCGCTGCTCACCGGGCACCCCACGCGCGCCGGGACGCTGCCGCCCGGGCTGCGCCCGCCGGGGCCGCCCGGCCGGTCCGTGCGCGGCGCCGACCTCGGCCCTGCCGCCGTGCGGGAGGTGTGGGACGCGTTCATCGCCGGGGTCGAGCCGCTGCGCCGCGCGGACCGGCTCGGGAGCGTTCTGCTCCAGTACCCGCCGTGGTTCACACCCGGGCGCGGGGCGCGGGAACGGCTCGCGCGGGCGAGTGAACTCGCCGGCGATCTGCCGCTCACCGTCGAGTTCCGGCACCGCGAATGGCTGAGCGACCCCTGCCTCGACGACACCCTCGCGCTGCTGCGCGAGCACGGCATGGCGCTGGCTGCCGTGGACACCGCGCAGGGCCTGCCGAACTCCCTGCCGCCCGTGACCGAGGTGACGAACCGCAGGCGCGCGGTGGTCAGGTTCCACGGGCGCAGCCGGGCGTGGGGCACGGGCAGCAAGGAGGACCGGTTCAGGCACCACTACACGCGCGCGGAACTGGAGCCCTGGGTGGGGCGGGTGCGGCGGCTCGCCGAGGAGGCCGGAGCCGTGCACGTGCTGTTCAACAACTGCTGCGCCGACGCGGCCGTCTCGGCCGCCGCGCTGATGCGGGAACTGGTGGCGGCCGACCGCTGA
- a CDS encoding CBM35 domain-containing protein translates to MNDLPPHTAAGPAAAPDRLRVDLADRGGPVLRGANGALYGLSDDGVPGDAVLAPLRLTSISQKPEGGLQHPNGDALTVAEAHFRAGGGDVLVLVQDMYRTWPYEDLGFDDYLAKLDAVARRVAAHPRRADFVLVPFNEPDAIWYGLNAPGAEDFARNADRFLDHWRTAHARVRSIAPELRVAGPNETRYDHRFLPRFLAFARDHGVLPDILTWHELDAASLRDFPGHHDHLRAVERDLGIGPLPVCVTEYGNRRDLSVPGQLVQWTGMFERAAVHANQAYWDVAGNLDGNVAQTNIPNGGWWFFRWYAAMPGDTVRVDPPRPDTIDTLQGLASLDERTRQAHAVVGGAAGDADVVFAHVPADVFGAAVVALVQEAAWSGYEGAHAAPRTLLRAVTPVAPDGTVTVPLRGMDRMSAYRVLLLPAGDGTPDPARVPWRASHEAEDAALTGGRVRVLGTVADANGYAASNARDVEGLDRPGSAVAFTVTVPEAGAYDLDILYANATGEPARQRLTVDGGPPARVTYPCTLNDAHRSRLTVPVRLPAGTHTLTLAHDRGAVTLDRIDLTAGSGEPLTRYEATLADTTGRPERRYADASGLGTGALLLGAGDAAVFDVYAPRDGYYRVAPRADGPVALAAHGALVLAAAGQEPRLLLAAGNNRITVTGPAALTSLDVRGAGDGDGLAGLPVTEARRADGATVLPDGHAPEGHVLDGLGAGASATWRVRAERGGPHLLFVEYANDARADTGHAYNADVISATALLRVNGGAARRVMFRNTHSRHNVWTLAVPLVLVAGDNTLVLTGEDGPAPALARLRTGPVLGA, encoded by the coding sequence ATGAACGACCTCCCGCCCCATACCGCCGCCGGCCCGGCCGCCGCGCCCGACCGGCTCCGCGTCGACCTCGCGGACCGCGGCGGCCCGGTGCTGCGCGGCGCGAACGGAGCGTTGTACGGCCTGAGCGACGACGGCGTACCGGGCGACGCGGTCCTCGCGCCCCTGCGCCTGACCTCGATATCGCAGAAGCCCGAGGGCGGCCTCCAGCACCCCAACGGCGACGCGCTGACCGTCGCGGAGGCCCACTTCCGCGCGGGCGGCGGCGACGTGCTCGTACTCGTGCAGGACATGTACCGGACGTGGCCGTACGAGGACCTGGGATTCGACGACTACCTGGCGAAGCTCGACGCGGTCGCGCGCCGGGTGGCCGCGCACCCACGGCGCGCCGACTTCGTGCTCGTGCCGTTCAACGAACCGGACGCGATCTGGTACGGCCTGAACGCGCCCGGCGCCGAGGATTTCGCACGCAATGCGGACCGCTTCCTCGACCACTGGCGCACCGCCCACGCGCGCGTCCGGTCCATCGCGCCGGAACTGCGCGTCGCCGGGCCGAACGAGACCCGTTACGACCACCGCTTCCTGCCCAGGTTCCTCGCGTTCGCCCGGGACCACGGCGTACTGCCCGACATCCTCACGTGGCACGAGCTCGACGCGGCCTCGCTGCGCGACTTCCCCGGCCACCACGACCACCTGCGGGCCGTGGAGCGCGACCTCGGCATCGGCCCCCTGCCCGTGTGCGTCACCGAGTACGGCAACCGCCGGGACCTGTCCGTGCCGGGCCAACTCGTCCAGTGGACCGGCATGTTCGAACGTGCAGCGGTGCACGCCAACCAGGCGTACTGGGACGTGGCCGGCAACCTCGACGGCAACGTCGCGCAGACCAACATCCCCAACGGCGGCTGGTGGTTCTTCCGCTGGTACGCGGCGATGCCGGGCGACACGGTCCGCGTCGACCCGCCGCGCCCCGACACCATCGACACCCTCCAGGGCCTGGCGAGCCTCGACGAGCGGACGCGGCAGGCGCACGCCGTGGTCGGCGGCGCGGCGGGGGACGCGGACGTGGTCTTCGCGCACGTGCCGGCGGACGTGTTCGGCGCCGCCGTGGTGGCCCTCGTGCAGGAGGCCGCCTGGAGCGGCTACGAGGGCGCGCACGCGGCACCGCGCACCCTGCTGCGCGCGGTCACGCCCGTGGCGCCCGACGGCACGGTCACCGTTCCACTGCGCGGCATGGACCGCATGTCGGCCTACCGCGTCCTCCTCCTCCCCGCGGGCGACGGCACACCGGACCCCGCGCGCGTGCCGTGGCGTGCCTCCCACGAGGCGGAGGACGCCGCGCTCACCGGCGGTCGCGTGCGGGTCCTCGGCACGGTGGCCGACGCGAACGGCTACGCGGCCTCGAACGCGCGGGACGTCGAAGGGCTCGACCGGCCGGGCAGCGCCGTCGCGTTCACCGTGACCGTGCCGGAAGCGGGCGCCTACGACCTCGACATCCTGTACGCCAATGCGACGGGGGAGCCGGCCCGGCAGCGGCTCACGGTCGACGGCGGGCCGCCGGCCCGCGTCACCTACCCCTGCACGCTCAACGACGCCCACCGCTCGCGCCTGACCGTGCCGGTCCGCCTGCCCGCCGGCACGCACACGCTGACGCTCGCGCACGACCGCGGCGCGGTCACGCTGGACCGCATCGACCTCACCGCAGGGTCCGGCGAGCCGCTCACCCGCTACGAGGCCACCCTGGCCGACACCACCGGCCGGCCGGAACGCCGGTACGCCGACGCGAGCGGCCTGGGCACCGGGGCGCTGCTGCTCGGCGCGGGCGACGCCGCCGTGTTCGACGTGTACGCGCCGCGCGACGGCTACTACCGGGTCGCGCCGCGCGCCGACGGGCCGGTGGCGCTCGCGGCGCACGGGGCGCTGGTCCTGGCCGCCGCCGGGCAGGAGCCGCGCCTGCTGCTGGCCGCGGGCAACAACCGGATCACCGTCACCGGACCCGCCGCGCTCACCTCCCTCGACGTGCGGGGCGCGGGCGACGGCGACGGCCTCGCCGGTCTCCCGGTCACCGAGGCCCGCCGGGCCGACGGCGCGACCGTCCTGCCGGACGGGCACGCCCCTGAGGGCCACGTGCTCGACGGGCTCGGCGCCGGCGCGTCGGCCACGTGGCGCGTGCGGGCCGAACGCGGCGGGCCGCACCTGCTGTTCGTCGAGTACGCCAACGACGCGCGGGCCGACACCGGGCACGCGTACAACGCGGACGTCATCTCGGCGACCGCTCTCCTGCGGGTCAACGGGGGAGCGGCGCGGCGCGTGATGTTCCGCAACACGCACTCCCGGCACAACGTCTGGACGCTGGCCGTTCCCCTCGTCCTCGTCGCGGGCGACAACACCCTGGTCCTCACCGGCGAGGACGGCCCCGCACCCGCCCTCGCCCGGCTGCGGACCGGCCCCGTTCTCGGCGCCTGA
- a CDS encoding serine hydrolase domain-containing protein has protein sequence MPALSWPSAMSARTSRSRAVRASTGSPRAARSWAMTHRPDFAPGTGWSYSNTGYVLLDLVIEEVTGRPWHQEVEERILEPLGMDRTYLPGSTPALRRPHANGYQVFPSGERVDVSEVILPDPGSYVSTTADVNRFFQALLGGELLPGARLAEMRETVPVPEEMQVFWPGGRYGLGLVDRPLSCGGSYWSHEGGDGGYITLNGATADGSRTVTVSMSTALGDSPDTMLAQERAASALVDHALCDTPGTGQDT, from the coding sequence ATGCCCGCGTTGTCGTGGCCTTCGGCCATGAGTGCGAGGACCTCGCGCTCGCGTGCCGTCAGGGCATCGACGGGGTCGCCGCGTGCGGCGAGGAGCTGGGCGATGACACACCGCCCCGACTTTGCACCCGGCACCGGGTGGAGCTATTCCAACACCGGCTACGTCCTGCTCGACCTGGTCATCGAGGAGGTCACAGGCCGCCCATGGCACCAGGAGGTCGAGGAGCGCATCCTGGAACCGCTCGGCATGGACCGGACCTACCTGCCGGGCAGCACCCCCGCCCTCCGTCGCCCCCATGCCAACGGCTACCAGGTCTTCCCCTCCGGCGAACGGGTCGACGTCTCCGAAGTGATCCTCCCCGACCCCGGCAGCTACGTCTCCACCACCGCGGACGTCAACCGCTTCTTCCAGGCCCTGCTCGGCGGCGAGCTGCTGCCCGGCGCACGGCTGGCCGAGATGCGGGAGACCGTTCCCGTGCCCGAGGAGATGCAGGTGTTCTGGCCGGGCGGCCGATACGGCCTCGGCCTGGTCGACCGGCCCCTCTCCTGCGGCGGGAGCTACTGGAGCCACGAGGGAGGTGACGGCGGCTACATCACCCTGAACGGCGCGACCGCCGACGGCAGCCGCACCGTCACCGTTTCCATGTCGACCGCCCTGGGCGACTCGCCCGACACCATGCTCGCCCAGGAGCGGGCCGCCAGTGCCCTCGTCGACCACGCGCTGTGCGACACCCCCGGCACCGGGCAGGACACGTAA